From a single Bacillus pumilus genomic region:
- the flaG gene encoding flagellar protein FlaG: MSVGKLTSLEPIIDAFQTRVSNSQNDNVNSELQANGKVVSKEEIEKTLQGANKLIEPTQFHLQFELHEKLNEYYVKVVDNQTEEVIREIPSKEWLDFYAAMTEIVGLFVDKRM, from the coding sequence ATGTCTGTTGGTAAGTTGACATCACTAGAGCCAATTATCGATGCATTTCAAACCCGTGTTTCTAATAGCCAGAATGACAATGTAAACTCAGAATTACAAGCAAATGGTAAGGTCGTTTCAAAAGAAGAAATTGAAAAAACGCTTCAAGGAGCAAACAAGCTCATTGAACCTACTCAATTTCATCTTCAATTTGAATTACATGAAAAGCTCAATGAATATTATGTAAAAGTCGTAGATAATCAAACAGAAGAAGTCATTAGAGAAATTCCTTCTAAGGAATGGCTTGATTTCTATGCGGCAATGACAGAAATTGTCGGTTTATTTGTAGATAAAAGAATGTAA